Genomic DNA from Candidatus Omnitrophota bacterium:
GAAACCCGTGGTTGGAGGACGCGGAGGGGGTATTGTGGACCCAGTCGCCGAAGACGCCGAAGGGGATCTGGGCGCGCTGGCTCACGACTTCGACGGTGGAGTTCAAGAGATTCAGATCTTGCAAGCCGTCGCTGTTGCCTCTCAACCCGCCGGCCGTCGTCAGCGCCGTCGACTCCGAGAAGGGATTGGTCACATTCTTGTAGTCGTGGTAGGCCAAGGCCCCGGTGAATTTCAGATGCTTGGCCGCCTCCTCAGCGGCGTCGGCAAACGGCTTCCACGAGGCTCCGCCTTGCGCCGACCACAAGCTGGCCGCCTCGGTGATGTCCGATTGCAGCAGAAACACCCCTGCATTGGTGAACACCGTCACCGGCCCCAGCGTTTTGGCCAGATGCACGGCCGCGCCATCAAAACTGAGATCCTCATCCCACATCAACTGCCCTACGGTCCAGAAGGGATTGGCGAACATGCCGCCGGTCAACCGAGCTTCATCGATGGAGGGCACCTCAGGGCTGTATTGGACGTAGGCGCGGTCGAGGAAAAAGTTTTTGTGGTTGAAGGAGGTGTTGAAGGTTTGGTTCGGAGAGCCGGGATCCGTGGACGTGCCTGTCGTCAACCTCGCGCCGACGTTGAGACCCTCCGCGACCTTCGCGTCAAACCCGTACCGGAAGCGGATGCGCTGCCGGTTGACATCCTGCCCGGTGCCGGTGCGGTTGCGGTATTCTTCGCGCAATAAGAGATCACCGCTCCACGTCCAGTTGCGCGCCGACTCCGGCACGAGCTCTTTCGCCAGTTCGGCATTGCGGGCCTCTTTGGTGTGCTGGACTTCGCTTCGGATCTCGCTGGCATCCGCCTGCGTGAGGATGCCCTTTTCGATGAGCTTATTGAGCAAGACATCCACCTCGCTGACCGCCTCCGCCACACCAGGCAGGATGCTGACAAGCAACGCCCCCACGACCGCCCATGGTCCTCCTTGTCTTCTCATGGCGCCTCCTCTCATCATCATGTGCCCCAAGGTTAGCAACAGGATGTCAGCAGCGTTTGAGGGACAGGTAAAAAGTAGGTAAAACTTAGGAAAGCGGAAGTGTCACGGTAAATGTGGAGCCTTGCCCAGGCTGGCTGCGGACGTCGACCGTGCCGTGGTGCAATTCCACCAAGTGCTTGACGATCGCAAGTCCCAACCCCGTGCCGCCGAGCTCACGCGAGCGGGCTTTATCGACCCGGTAGAACCGCTCAAAAATTCTCGGCAGATCCTGCTCCGGGATGCCGGCACCGGTATCTTCGACCAGGATGCGGATTTGCTCCTCGGAGATTTGCGCCCGAATCGACACGCGGCCGCTCGGCGTGTTGAATTTCACCGCATTGTCGATGAGGTTCACAAACACCTGCCGCAAGCGATCCGAATCCGCCTGCACCTGCGGGGCATCCGCCGGAATCAACACCTCCATCGTGATGTGGCGCTCCTGCATCGGCTGTGCGAACATCGGCAGCAGCGATTCGATCAGCACACGGAGATTGACCGGCTGGAGGTTCAGCGGTGTGGCCTTGGATTCGATTTGCGAGAGCGCCAGCAAATCATCGATGAGGCGGGTCAGCCGCGTCGCATCTTGGTCGATCATCGTGACGAACCGCCGGTTGTTCTGCGCATCTTCCAACGCGCCGGTGAGCAGCGTTTCGGTCAGGCTCTTGATGGAGGTCAGCGGAGTTTTGAGCTCATGCGACACGTTGGCCACGAACTCCCGCCGAACACCCTCCAACCGACGGATCTCGGTGACATCTTGTGCCACGACCACGAGGGCCGCCGCCGCGGTCTGGTCTTCGCAGGGGGTGGCCTGGAATCGGATCGCTTGCTCGCGCGGGCCGAACGTTTGGATCTCGCGGCTGGCCGGCCGCTGCTGCGTTAAGGCCTCTCTCACCACATCATCTAATTCAGGATGGCGGAGCAACTCCGTCAGCCGCTTGCCCTTCGCCTGATCAGGGGTCAGCTCCAAGAGGCGCTGGGCAGAGCCATTCAGCCACAACACCTGGCCTTCCCGATCGAGTGCCACCACCCCCTCTCCCATGCTGTCTAAGATCGCCTGCGCTTGCTGGCGCTGGGATTCGAGCTGCCGCAGCTGCTGTTGGATCGCCTCGGTGGCTGCCGGCAGTGGAGGTGGGGTGCTTGCCTGCCCTGCCCGCATCATCACCACGCCCCAGAGGAGCGCGACACCCGCCCACAGGATGAGCAGGACGGGCAGCGGAAACGGGGCTTTGAGAAGGAGGATGAGGGTCGCGAGCAGCAGCGCATAGCCAAGCAGCCGTTGGAGGCGAACCATCAGCGGTCGAATCGGTAGCCGGCGTTTTTCACGGTGACGAGACGCTTGGCTTCCTGTTTCAATTTCTTGCGGAGCTGGCCGACGTGGACATCGACCGTGCGCGTTTCGATTTCCAGGGATTGCTCCAGCCCCCACGCGCGATCCAGCAGGAATTCGCGGGACAGCACGCGGCCGTTCGCTTCAAGGAGGGCTTTGAGCAGCTCAAACTCTTTCGCCGTCAGCTCCACGGGCTTGTCTTTCAGCCGGACGACATGCCGGCCAAAATCCACATGCAACTCGCCGATCGCCGCCGCCTCATGAGCCACCGGCTCCTTGATGCGTCGGAGAATCGCCTTCACGCGCGCCACGAGCTCTTTGGGGCTGAAGGGCTTGGTCATGTAGTCGTCGGCTCCGAGCTCTAAGCCGACGATTTTGTCGGTCTCATCGCCTTTGACCGTCAGCATGATCACGGGAATGCGTTTCGTGCGCGCATCCTGCCGCAGCAGGCGGCAGACCTCCCAGCCGTCATGCTCCGGCAGCATCACATCCAAGGTGATCAGATCCGGCAGCTCCCGCTGGGCCAGCTCGATCGCGCGCTTGCCGTCAGCCGCTGTCAGCGTCCTGAAGCCTGCTTTCTGCAAATTGTAGGTGATGGCCTCGACGATGTTTTTCTCATCGTCAACGACCAGGATTTTCGGTTGAGCCATCTTTCCATACGATATCAGATATCGAATTCGATATCTGATATCGTCTTAGCTTGCGAGGAGATTCAGGGCGGCGCCGGCGCGGAACCAGCGGATCTGCTCCTCGGTCATCGAATGCGCCAAGGGCAGCGGCCGGCTGGAGCCATCGCGATGATGCAGGGTCGCCTGCAACAGCTTATTGGGTGCGAGCTGTGCCAACCCGTGGATGCTGATGCGGTCGTCGGCTTTGATGTGCTCCCAATCGGTGGGATTGACGAAGGTGCACGGCAAGATGCCTTGTTTTTTCAGATTCGTGAGATGCAGCCGGGCGAAACTTTTCGCAATGACGAGCGTGCAGCCAAGATACCGCGGCGACATCGCCGCATGCTCGCGGCTGGAGCCCTCGCCGTAGTTGTCATCGCCGACCGCCGCCCAGCCCAGCCCCTCGGCCTTGTAGTGGCGCGCGACCTGCGCCATCGGCTTCTTGCGCCCGTCGAGCTGATCGATCGCCGTGCCGGCTTCATTGGTGAAGACGTTTTCCGCCGCCGTGAACATGTTGTCGCTGATCCGATCCAGATGCCCTCGAAATCGCAGCCATTTGCCGGCTGGGGAAATATGGTCCGTCGTGCATTGCCCTTTGACTTTCAGGAGCATGGGAAGCTGATCAAAATCTTTTCCATCCCAGGCGGGGAACGGCGGAAGCGCCTGCAACCGCTCGCTCTGTGGCGCAATGAGCACGCGCACGGCGTTCCGCTCCGTTAATGCCTTTGGCGGCAAGAAACCGGCCGCCCCCGGCGCAAAACCTTTCGATGGCAGTTCTGGAGCCGCCGGCGGCTGCAGCATGATCGTGCGCCCATCAGGAGCCGTCACCGGATCCGTGACAGGATTGAATCGCAAATCACCGACCAGGCTCATCGCGGTGACGATCTCCGGGCTGCCCATGAAGGACAGCGTCTCCATCGTGCCGTCGTTGCGGCCGGGAAAATTGCGGTTGAACGAGGTCAGAATCGAATTGCTCTCGCCCGGCTTTACATCATCCCGCTTCCACTGGCCGATGCACGGACCGCAGGCGTTGGCTAAGACGGTGCCCCCGATTTCTTCGAGCGCCTTCAACTGCCCATCCCGGCGGATGGTGTTCTGGATCTGATCTGATCCCGGCGTGATCAGAAAATAGATCCGCGATGTTAAGCCGGCCTGCTTCGCTTGCTCGGCAACAGCTGCCGCTCGGCCGATATCCTCATAGGAAGAATTGGTGCAGCTGCCGATGAGGGCCGCGCGGATCTGCGGCGGATACTGGTGGCGTTCCACATCTTTGGCTAATTGTGAAATCGGCCGGGCCAGATCCGGCCGCCGCGGCCCGACAATGTGCGGCTCAAGCGTTGCGAGATCGATCTCGACGATCTGGTCAAAAAACCGCTTGGGGTCGCCGTGGACTTGCGCATCGGCGCGAAGATCGGCGGCGTGCTGCTCTGCCAGCTCGGCAACCCCGGCCCGGTTCGTCGCCCGCAGGTACGCGCTCATGCGCTCATCGAAGGGGAACACCGAGGTGGTCGCGCCAATTTCTGCGCCCATGTTGGTGATCGTGCCTTTGCCGGTGGCACTGATCGAGGCGGTGCCGGGCCCGAAAAACTCGATGATGGCGTCGGTGCCGCCTTTGGTCGTGAGGATGCCGCACAGCTTCAGGATCACGTCTTTGGGCGAGGTCCAGCCGGAGAGCGCGCCGGTTAAGCGCACACCGATCAGTTTCGGATGCTTCACTTCCCATGGCAGCCCGGCCATCACATCGGCGGCGTCCGAGCCTCCGACGCCAATCGCGAGCATCCCCAGACCGCCGCCGTTGGGCGTGTGGGAATCGGTGCCGATCAGCAGCCCGCCGGGAAACGCGTACTCTTCGAGCACCACCTGGTGGATGATGCCGGCCCCCGGCTCCCAGAATCCCATGCCGTAGCGCGCAGCAGCACTCCGCAAAAAATCGTAGACCTCTTGATTAGCTTCCAAGGCGTATTTCATGTCGTCGGCGACTCCGACGCGGGCCTGGATGAGATGGTCGCAGTGCACCGTCGTCGGCACGGCCACCGTGTCGCGCTTCGCCTGCATGAACTGGAGGATGGCCATCTGTGCTGTGGCATCCTGCATGGCCACCCGGTCCGGCTGCAGCGTGACGTAGCTCGCACCCCGTTTCCATTCGTGCCGCTCCGGATCCACCGCGTGGGCGATGAGGATTTTTTCGGCCAGCGTGATCGGCCGGCCCAGCCGCTTGCGCAGCCACGCCGCCTTCGCCGGCAAGGCGCTGTAGAGCGCCGTGATGGCGCCCAGTTCGTCCGTGGTGATCATGACCGGTATTATACCGCAATTCCCTTGCCGGTACGCCGCGTTCGGAGGTATACTAATAAGTAGACTGACGAGAAAGGCAAACTCACGGTGACGTGAGGGCGCAAAGCCACGGGTCTCAAGAAAGATGGCCGGGCTACCGTCCGGTTAAGAGATCGCCGAGCTGCCGAATGAGGCGGCTCGGCCTTTTTAGTTCGATATCAGATATGAAATGGGCATTTCATATCTGATATCGCCTGAAGACGCAGGAGGCGAGGGATGGGACGTTCAACGATGAAGGCTTGGCTGCTCGTGGGGTTGCTCCTCGCCACCGCCGGTTACGTGATCGCCGAGGAGATCACGCTGACCACCTACTACCCCTCCCCCCGCGGGGTGTATCAAGAGCTGCGCAGCACAAGCAGCTCGTACTTCGCCACGGGTGGCGGCAGTGTGGGGATCGGGACGGATGCGCTCAACG
This window encodes:
- the phoR gene encoding phosphate regulon sensor histidine kinase PhoR — translated: MVRLQRLLGYALLLATLILLLKAPFPLPVLLILWAGVALLWGVVMMRAGQASTPPPLPAATEAIQQQLRQLESQRQQAQAILDSMGEGVVALDREGQVLWLNGSAQRLLELTPDQAKGKRLTELLRHPELDDVVREALTQQRPASREIQTFGPREQAIRFQATPCEDQTAAAALVVVAQDVTEIRRLEGVRREFVANVSHELKTPLTSIKSLTETLLTGALEDAQNNRRFVTMIDQDATRLTRLIDDLLALSQIESKATPLNLQPVNLRVLIESLLPMFAQPMQERHITMEVLIPADAPQVQADSDRLRQVFVNLIDNAVKFNTPSGRVSIRAQISEEQIRILVEDTGAGIPEQDLPRIFERFYRVDKARSRELGGTGLGLAIVKHLVELHHGTVDVRSQPGQGSTFTVTLPLS
- a CDS encoding response regulator, whose protein sequence is MAQPKILVVDDEKNIVEAITYNLQKAGFRTLTAADGKRAIELAQRELPDLITLDVMLPEHDGWEVCRLLRQDARTKRIPVIMLTVKGDETDKIVGLELGADDYMTKPFSPKELVARVKAILRRIKEPVAHEAAAIGELHVDFGRHVVRLKDKPVELTAKEFELLKALLEANGRVLSREFLLDRAWGLEQSLEIETRTVDVHVGQLRKKLKQEAKRLVTVKNAGYRFDR
- a CDS encoding putative porin — encoded protein: MRRQGGPWAVVGALLVSILPGVAEAVSEVDVLLNKLIEKGILTQADASEIRSEVQHTKEARNAELAKELVPESARNWTWSGDLLLREEYRNRTGTGQDVNRQRIRFRYGFDAKVAEGLNVGARLTTGTSTDPGSPNQTFNTSFNHKNFFLDRAYVQYSPEVPSIDEARLTGGMFANPFWTVGQLMWDEDLSFDGAAVHLAKTLGPVTVFTNAGVFLLQSDITEAASLWSAQGGASWKPFADAAEEAAKHLKFTGALAYHDYKNVTNPFSESTALTTAGGLRGNSDGLQDLNLLNSTVEVVSQRAQIPFGVFGDWVHNTPSASSNHGFQIGVKAGQARVPFDLRKGWEGGYYFERLPPDATFGAFTDSDFGNGGTNHTGHVYWLKLAVLKNSAVQLKFYDTQELKGAKNHAETFRTDWITKF
- a CDS encoding aconitate hydratase produces the protein MITTDELGAITALYSALPAKAAWLRKRLGRPITLAEKILIAHAVDPERHEWKRGASYVTLQPDRVAMQDATAQMAILQFMQAKRDTVAVPTTVHCDHLIQARVGVADDMKYALEANQEVYDFLRSAAARYGMGFWEPGAGIIHQVVLEEYAFPGGLLIGTDSHTPNGGGLGMLAIGVGGSDAADVMAGLPWEVKHPKLIGVRLTGALSGWTSPKDVILKLCGILTTKGGTDAIIEFFGPGTASISATGKGTITNMGAEIGATTSVFPFDERMSAYLRATNRAGVAELAEQHAADLRADAQVHGDPKRFFDQIVEIDLATLEPHIVGPRRPDLARPISQLAKDVERHQYPPQIRAALIGSCTNSSYEDIGRAAAVAEQAKQAGLTSRIYFLITPGSDQIQNTIRRDGQLKALEEIGGTVLANACGPCIGQWKRDDVKPGESNSILTSFNRNFPGRNDGTMETLSFMGSPEIVTAMSLVGDLRFNPVTDPVTAPDGRTIMLQPPAAPELPSKGFAPGAAGFLPPKALTERNAVRVLIAPQSERLQALPPFPAWDGKDFDQLPMLLKVKGQCTTDHISPAGKWLRFRGHLDRISDNMFTAAENVFTNEAGTAIDQLDGRKKPMAQVARHYKAEGLGWAAVGDDNYGEGSSREHAAMSPRYLGCTLVIAKSFARLHLTNLKKQGILPCTFVNPTDWEHIKADDRISIHGLAQLAPNKLLQATLHHRDGSSRPLPLAHSMTEEQIRWFRAGAALNLLAS